The sequence TTTCTCTGGCGAGTCGAGAAATTGTAATTGATGAAGAGAGTTGTGTAGATTGTGGTTTATGCACGGGAGTTTGCCCCACACAGGCGTTAACTCTCGATCCGGAAACTTTTAAGCTCAATTTCACGCGATCGCGCTGTGTGGTTTGTGAACAGTGTATTCCCACTTGTCCCGTGCAAGCCATTTCCACTAATTTCTAGCCACCTGAGTCTCAATCAGGGCGAGTTTAACTTGTTGATAATAATGTCCTAAAATTTGACGATAGTTTGCCCCTTGCTGCGCGAGATAGTATGCCCCCCATTGGCTTAAGCCGACACCGTGACCAAAGCCGCGCCCATAAATGGTAAATCCTTGGGGATTCGGATTGACTTGAAACAGAGTACTCCGTAAGTTCAGAGCTTTCCGAAATTGATTCCCACTGATGCTTTTTGTTGCGCGATCGCCCACTACTTTCAACTTCAAAATTCGCCCTTGCGGTGTCATTTCTTCAGGAATTAAGGAACGAACTGTCCCTAAGTTCCCTAAACGCTGCCCCATTTCAGTACTGGAGACTCTCTTTTCCCACTGATAAACCGGTGCCGTCTGATCGTAATCAACCACACCTCGTAAATAGGGCAGAGGGCGATGCCAAATATCTTCCACATTTTCGGTATGTCCCCCAGAAGAGGAATGAAAAACAGCTAAGATGGCTTTCCCGCCATGTGTCAGAACCTGCCCTTGCGTACTATTGACAGCTTCCACAGTTCGTGGCGTTTCACTTTTAATTCCTTTATAAACTTGCGAAGCAGTGGTACTCTTCACATCGTAAAGGCGACTGGCAGACTCGTTTTGTTTATGGAGGGCGTAAGAACGAGCAGCAACGGCTTGGGCTTTTAGTGCCTCAAGGGGCCAACTCGCGACCATTTCTCCCCCGACAACGCTG is a genomic window of Cyanobacteria bacterium GSL.Bin1 containing:
- a CDS encoding SpoIID/LytB domain-containing protein; this translates as MVSAVKKFVRDPFRSLLPSLLLWLLLFAPAQAATALRVVLKEDAKQVTVGSSTDAVIRDATGNALGSLQGMSGFRAESGNSKVRLGQWESNQLWIDPQGEGLVWIGDRWYRGDTKLIHDGSDLTVINQVNLEDYLYSVVGGEMVASWPLEALKAQAVAARSYALHKQNESASRLYDVKSTTASQVYKGIKSETPRTVEAVNSTQGQVLTHGGKAILAVFHSSSGGHTENVEDIWHRPLPYLRGVVDYDQTAPVYQWEKRVSSTEMGQRLGNLGTVRSLIPEEMTPQGRILKLKVVGDRATKSISGNQFRKALNLRSTLFQVNPNPQGFTIYGRGFGHGVGLSQWGAYYLAQQGANYRQILGHYYQQVKLALIETQVARN